A single window of Longimicrobium sp. DNA harbors:
- a CDS encoding S8 family serine peptidase yields the protein MKRLLALAALAVMAAGCGDQEPLGPSRVPAGLNAVSLAPGVDIDPVLGSALSLAGPLEQLEVLVTYDSTANGDAVAQAVRATGAGIIRFRHLPIVATLATPAQLTQISAVPGVASLYANRQLKWMLAESVPSIRANLARVAGYTGRGVGIAILDSGVDGLFNPDVHYPEHLVQNVKFMGSMKDLMSPDPTPVAADLFVENLPNTDLTGGHGTHVAGIAAGSGASSSGRYTGVAPGANLVGISAGETLFVFWALAGFDWLIDNAAKYNIKVVNNSWGSSGTFDPLDPTNVATKEVYKAGISVVFAAGNEGPGENTLNPYSVAPWVIGVAAGCKTVSPDPTNSAAQCAAGASMLADFSSRGIHGDALYHPDITAPGVNIVSARASTGTPINAINLPADALDCAIPQLFVPYYTCMGGTSMAAPHVTGTIALMQEAARGKLSPDQVYRAITRNARKMTGYGEWEAGAGYLDAYAAVMAVRR from the coding sequence ATGAAGCGCCTGCTCGCCCTGGCAGCGCTCGCGGTGATGGCCGCGGGATGCGGTGACCAGGAACCCCTCGGACCCAGCCGCGTGCCCGCCGGGCTGAACGCGGTGTCGCTCGCCCCGGGGGTCGACATCGACCCGGTGCTGGGCTCGGCGCTGTCGCTGGCCGGCCCGCTGGAGCAGCTCGAGGTGCTGGTGACGTACGACAGCACGGCCAACGGCGACGCCGTCGCCCAGGCGGTGCGCGCCACGGGGGCGGGCATCATCCGCTTCCGCCACCTGCCGATCGTGGCCACCCTGGCCACCCCCGCGCAGCTCACGCAGATCTCGGCCGTCCCCGGCGTGGCGTCGCTCTACGCCAACCGCCAGCTCAAGTGGATGCTGGCCGAGAGCGTCCCCAGCATCCGCGCCAACCTCGCGCGCGTGGCGGGCTACACGGGGCGGGGAGTCGGCATCGCCATCCTCGACTCGGGCGTGGACGGGCTCTTCAACCCCGACGTCCACTATCCCGAGCACCTCGTGCAGAACGTGAAGTTCATGGGGAGCATGAAGGACCTGATGTCTCCCGACCCCACGCCCGTGGCGGCCGACCTGTTCGTGGAGAACCTGCCGAACACCGACCTCACCGGCGGGCACGGGACGCACGTGGCGGGGATCGCGGCCGGGAGCGGCGCCTCGTCGTCGGGGCGGTACACCGGCGTGGCGCCGGGCGCCAACCTGGTGGGCATCAGCGCGGGCGAGACGCTGTTCGTGTTCTGGGCGCTGGCCGGCTTCGACTGGCTGATCGACAACGCCGCGAAATACAACATCAAGGTGGTCAACAACTCGTGGGGCTCCAGCGGCACCTTCGACCCGCTCGACCCCACCAACGTGGCCACGAAGGAAGTCTACAAGGCGGGGATCTCGGTGGTCTTCGCCGCAGGGAACGAAGGGCCGGGGGAGAACACGCTGAACCCGTACAGCGTTGCTCCGTGGGTGATCGGCGTGGCCGCAGGGTGCAAGACGGTCTCCCCCGACCCGACCAACTCCGCCGCGCAGTGCGCGGCCGGCGCCAGCATGCTGGCCGACTTCTCGTCGCGCGGCATCCACGGCGACGCGCTGTATCACCCCGACATCACCGCGCCGGGGGTGAACATCGTGTCCGCGCGGGCCAGCACGGGCACCCCCATCAACGCCATCAACCTGCCGGCCGACGCGCTCGACTGCGCCATCCCCCAGCTGTTCGTCCCCTACTACACCTGCATGGGGGGGACGTCGATGGCCGCGCCGCACGTGACGGGGACGATCGCGCTGATGCAGGAGGCCGCGCGCGGGAAGCTGTCGCCCGACCAGGTCTACCGGGCGATCACCCGCAACGCGCGGAAGATGACGGGCTACGGCGAGTGGGAGGCGGGTGCCGGCTACCTCGACGCCTACGCGGCGGTGATGGCGGTGCGGCGGTAG
- a CDS encoding GGDEF domain-containing protein, with product MRLRRGDDRTLGVLMATPTRWIADGTRAPVGDERGPRFALSSTATVPVPCVDGEDLVLLLESGPEEGVLLAASGTCRLPIVGEGDLLAQARARVAALRQERVREAKRQRLPDQLIAYFEALNAADTEDEVFHTLSSHALRMIGAHTSMVMVRDRERGLLRAPARPGAPSTEYRPCILWDDRFARPGLLLALDTRPEGLCTAAAPLFGDPATAQVAHVPVADEALLVLTERREDRVFEPEDWDVMRALALQAEMALKRVRLIESVRSLSLTDSLTGLANRRHMDVVMEHAWAAARRGDPLAVMVMDLDGFKAVNDEQGHPAGDRVLCRVAEVLRSEARGSDVVVRYGGDEFLAILPGGDAGAARALAERVRRRLLDLVGISEGVAEYRPELAGPDELVREADRALYVTKRARGCR from the coding sequence ATGCGGCTGAGGCGGGGAGACGACCGGACGCTGGGCGTGCTGATGGCCACGCCCACGCGGTGGATCGCGGATGGCACGCGCGCGCCCGTGGGCGACGAGCGGGGGCCGCGCTTTGCCCTGTCGTCCACCGCCACCGTCCCGGTGCCCTGCGTGGACGGCGAGGACCTGGTGCTGCTGCTGGAGTCGGGCCCCGAGGAAGGCGTGCTGCTGGCCGCGTCGGGGACCTGCCGCCTGCCCATCGTGGGCGAGGGCGACCTGCTGGCGCAGGCGCGCGCGCGCGTGGCCGCGCTCCGCCAGGAGCGGGTGCGCGAGGCCAAGCGCCAGCGCCTTCCCGACCAGCTGATCGCCTACTTCGAGGCGCTGAACGCCGCGGACACCGAGGACGAGGTGTTCCACACGCTGTCGAGCCACGCGCTGCGCATGATCGGCGCGCACACCTCGATGGTGATGGTGCGCGACCGCGAGCGCGGGCTCCTGCGCGCGCCTGCCCGCCCCGGCGCGCCCTCCACCGAGTATCGCCCCTGCATCCTCTGGGACGACCGCTTCGCCCGGCCGGGGCTGCTGCTGGCGCTGGACACCCGCCCCGAGGGGCTGTGCACCGCCGCCGCGCCGCTCTTCGGCGACCCGGCCACGGCGCAGGTGGCGCACGTGCCGGTGGCCGACGAGGCGCTGCTGGTGCTGACCGAGCGCCGCGAGGACCGCGTGTTCGAGCCCGAGGACTGGGACGTGATGCGCGCGCTGGCGCTGCAGGCCGAGATGGCGCTCAAGCGCGTGCGGCTGATCGAGAGCGTGCGCAGCCTGTCGCTCACCGACTCGCTGACCGGGCTGGCCAACCGCCGCCACATGGACGTGGTGATGGAGCACGCCTGGGCCGCCGCCCGCCGCGGCGACCCGCTGGCGGTGATGGTGATGGACCTGGACGGCTTCAAGGCGGTGAACGACGAGCAGGGGCACCCGGCGGGCGACCGCGTGCTGTGCAGGGTGGCCGAGGTGCTTCGCTCCGAGGCGCGCGGCAGCGACGTCGTCGTGCGCTACGGCGGCGACGAGTTCCTGGCCATCCTCCCCGGCGGCGACGCCGGGGCCGCCCGGGCGCTGGCCGAGCGCGTCCGCCGCCGGCTGCTGGACCTGGTGGGGATCAGCGAGGGCGTGGCCGAGTACCGCCCCGAGCTGGCCGGCCCCGACGAGCTGGTCCGCGAGGCCGACCGGGCGCTCTACGTGACCAAGCGCGCCCGCGGCTGCCGCTGA
- a CDS encoding S8 family serine peptidase, with the protein MRRTLLLPLAALALAACNDAQPTASTPPAGGARLATLAGGPRIDPLLTSQLATALPTTKLVAIVNYDAARTTPLAITNQVLRLGAGVMTFRNLSMLVTLGTPAQIQSIAGLTGVQSVYANRVMPLLLRESTQSLRADQVWAGGITGKGVGIAIMDSGINGLNTDVAYPAKTVANVKFTLNFFYLTDDTTSLPRPGGELYVENLPNTDNTGGHGTHVAGIAAGNGGSSFGAYRGVAPGASLIGLSAGEGLHIVFASVLQAVDWMIDHRVQYNIRVVNNSWGGTGDFDPTDPVTEAMKAAHDAGITVVFAAGNDGPDQNTMNYQSVAPWVISVAAGCKLFVLDPTNSASQCVDANGRAPVLAGFSSRGVPGDPLQHPDITAPGVRIVSARSNTGVVAPLGITSDLNACNIGFQNLDDFTCMSGTSMAAPHIAGVVALMQEAANGKLTPDQVSSILTNTARPQPGYALWEQGTGYADAYAAVQASKAYR; encoded by the coding sequence ATGAGACGGACGCTTCTCCTTCCGCTGGCCGCGCTGGCGCTGGCCGCCTGCAACGACGCGCAGCCCACCGCTTCCACGCCCCCCGCCGGCGGCGCGCGCCTGGCGACGCTCGCGGGCGGGCCGCGGATCGACCCGCTGCTGACATCGCAGCTGGCCACCGCGCTGCCGACCACGAAGCTGGTGGCCATCGTCAACTACGACGCGGCCCGGACCACCCCGCTGGCCATCACCAACCAGGTGCTGCGCCTGGGCGCGGGGGTGATGACCTTCCGCAACCTGTCGATGCTGGTGACCCTCGGCACCCCCGCGCAGATCCAGTCGATCGCGGGGCTCACGGGCGTGCAGAGCGTCTACGCCAACCGGGTGATGCCGCTGCTGCTGCGCGAGAGCACGCAGTCGCTGCGCGCCGACCAGGTGTGGGCCGGCGGGATCACGGGGAAGGGCGTCGGGATCGCCATCATGGACAGCGGCATCAACGGGCTGAACACCGACGTGGCGTATCCCGCGAAGACCGTCGCCAACGTCAAGTTCACGCTGAACTTCTTCTACCTGACCGACGACACGACCTCGCTCCCGCGTCCCGGCGGCGAGCTGTACGTGGAGAATCTGCCGAACACCGACAACACGGGAGGGCACGGGACTCACGTCGCCGGGATCGCGGCGGGGAACGGCGGCAGCAGCTTCGGCGCGTACCGCGGCGTGGCCCCGGGCGCCAGCCTGATCGGGCTTTCCGCGGGCGAGGGGCTGCACATCGTCTTCGCCTCGGTGCTGCAGGCGGTGGACTGGATGATCGACCACCGCGTGCAGTACAACATCCGGGTGGTCAACAACTCGTGGGGCGGCACCGGCGACTTCGATCCCACCGACCCCGTGACCGAGGCCATGAAGGCCGCGCACGACGCGGGGATCACCGTGGTGTTCGCCGCGGGGAACGACGGGCCGGACCAGAACACCATGAACTACCAGAGCGTGGCCCCGTGGGTGATCAGCGTGGCCGCCGGGTGCAAGCTGTTCGTGCTCGACCCCACCAACTCCGCGTCGCAGTGCGTGGACGCCAACGGGCGCGCGCCGGTGCTGGCGGGCTTCTCGTCGCGCGGCGTTCCCGGCGACCCGCTGCAGCACCCCGACATCACCGCGCCCGGCGTGCGCATCGTCTCCGCGCGCTCGAACACCGGCGTGGTGGCGCCGCTGGGGATCACCAGCGACCTGAACGCCTGCAACATCGGCTTCCAGAACCTCGACGACTTCACCTGCATGTCGGGGACGTCGATGGCGGCGCCGCACATCGCCGGCGTGGTGGCGCTGATGCAGGAGGCGGCGAACGGCAAGCTCACGCCCGACCAGGTCTCGTCGATCCTGACCAACACCGCGCGCCCGCAGCCCGGCTACGCGCTGTGGGAGCAGGGGACGGGATACGCCGACGCGTACGCGGCGGTGCAGGCGTCGAAGGCGTACCGCTAG
- a CDS encoding HD domain-containing phosphohydrolase, which yields MRKRMDTQADAPAADPAAADDPVLPLLESAADAYRAHDAALRGELAVAQADARSAADDAERRRAEADAARAEAALLREQITHARRELESEHRAFERQRERAETLRQSLAAVHRALFGGNLYDMILRACLQITGATRGVYVTARAGGRMRVRSAVEVDGYPREDPSAFVQALVRRVAERGEPLVCNGGTEHGVDGIDPPSSPAERFRNLVATPVVLMQDLDGVVIVGDKQAGRFDPEDVETLISVGNQAGVAVENRRLQDALQRAYVSTVSILADAVEAKDPYTHGHCEMASRYARLVAERMELPQQEQALVCYAALLHDVGKIGVSDGVLHKPGPLLPEEMELMRAHVRVGHDLLRNVPVLEPVADVVLHHHERFDGDGYPDGLRGEEIPLPARIVAVVDAYCAMITRRAYKEAYTEDHAREEMRRCAGSQFDPHVVDVFLQVLDTPAAGDPDEDAWAECLVLPGLADRELLRKAL from the coding sequence ATGCGCAAGCGGATGGACACTCAGGCCGACGCGCCCGCCGCCGATCCCGCCGCCGCGGACGACCCCGTTCTCCCGCTCCTGGAGTCCGCCGCCGACGCCTACCGGGCGCACGACGCGGCGCTGCGCGGCGAGCTGGCCGTGGCGCAGGCCGACGCGCGCTCGGCCGCCGACGACGCGGAGCGCCGGCGCGCCGAGGCCGACGCCGCGCGGGCGGAGGCGGCGCTGCTGCGCGAGCAGATCACGCACGCGCGGAGGGAGCTGGAGAGCGAGCACCGCGCCTTCGAGCGCCAGCGCGAGCGCGCGGAGACGCTGCGGCAGTCGCTGGCGGCGGTGCACCGCGCGCTCTTCGGCGGCAACCTGTACGACATGATCCTGCGCGCCTGCCTGCAGATCACCGGCGCCACGCGCGGGGTGTACGTGACCGCCCGCGCGGGGGGACGGATGCGGGTGCGCTCGGCGGTGGAGGTCGACGGCTATCCGCGCGAGGACCCGTCGGCGTTCGTGCAGGCGCTGGTGCGGCGGGTGGCGGAGCGCGGCGAGCCGCTGGTGTGCAACGGCGGCACGGAGCACGGCGTGGACGGCATCGATCCGCCGTCGTCGCCGGCCGAGCGCTTCCGCAACCTGGTGGCCACCCCCGTGGTGCTGATGCAGGACCTGGACGGCGTGGTGATCGTGGGCGACAAGCAGGCGGGGCGCTTCGATCCCGAGGACGTGGAGACGCTGATCTCCGTGGGCAACCAGGCCGGCGTGGCGGTGGAGAACCGGCGGCTGCAGGACGCGCTGCAGCGCGCGTACGTCTCCACGGTCAGCATCCTGGCCGACGCTGTGGAAGCCAAGGACCCGTACACGCACGGCCACTGCGAGATGGCGTCGCGCTACGCGCGACTGGTGGCGGAGCGGATGGAGCTGCCGCAGCAGGAGCAGGCGCTGGTGTGCTACGCGGCGCTGCTGCACGACGTGGGGAAGATCGGCGTGAGCGACGGCGTGCTGCACAAGCCCGGGCCGCTGCTGCCGGAGGAGATGGAGCTGATGCGCGCGCACGTGCGTGTGGGGCACGACCTGCTGCGCAACGTGCCCGTGCTGGAGCCGGTGGCCGACGTGGTGCTGCACCACCACGAGCGCTTCGACGGCGACGGCTATCCCGACGGGCTGCGGGGCGAGGAGATCCCGCTTCCCGCGCGGATCGTGGCGGTGGTGGACGCGTACTGCGCCATGATCACCCGCCGCGCCTACAAGGAGGCGTACACCGAGGACCACGCGCGCGAGGAGATGCGCCGGTGCGCGGGAAGCCAGTTCGACCCGCACGTGGTCGACGTCTTCCTGCAGGTGCTCGACACCCCCGCGGCCGGCGATCCGGACGAGGACGCGTGGGCCGAGTGCCTGGTCCTCCCCGGCCTCGCCGACCGGGAGCTGCTGCGCAAGGCATTGTAG